A genomic region of Caenorhabditis elegans chromosome V contains the following coding sequences:
- the fbxa-108 gene encoding F-box domain-containing protein (Confirmed by transcript evidence), whose protein sequence is MADDLDEKVISLKISKAPSMSNMPLDIIHKMVENVKPIDRLSLRKVCRNFREIVNDKDPGFKRLRLDLFKDLFSFVLHDAKNVAITQDFDGQTCTVQFNHREKRCFTKNALKIALNDVTVLIENPHFQLSHFNFSALDEDTAAVETVMSWFKSVSDSKKLWKVEKITLEACNCDIPGILSGFQPGILRSIKILHHLDLSTLEEIFRLEQWKMAKSADIISSEHSSFPIENLVHLSNFYLELDYFTVADAVKIRDILLKTANFNSGTISVLDFYDFIIDILHVFDPNYNFVEDEVFYNDGEGAQFLITHNDYELMIKRVL, encoded by the exons ATGGCCGACGATTTGGACGAAAAAGTGATTTCCTTGAAAAT ttccaaAGCTCCATCGATGTCGAATATGCCATTGGACATCATTCATAAAATGGTGGAAAACGTCAAACCAATCGATCG actttctcTTCGAAAAGTTTGCCGGAACTTTCGTGAAATCGTCAATGATAAGGATCCGGGTTTCAAGCGTCTTCGGCTCGACTTATTTAAGGATTTATTCAGTTTTGTGCTCCACGATGCAAAAAATGTCGCCATAACTCAGGATTTCGATGGTCAAACTTGCACAGTTCAATTCAATCATCGAGAGAAACGTTGTTTTACGAAAAATGCCTTGAAAATAGCTTTAAATGACGTTACAGTATTGATTGAAAAtcctcattttcaattaagtcatttcaatttctctgCACTTGACGAAGACACTGCAGCCGTGGAAACAGTGATGAGCTGGTTCAAATCAGTTTCCGATTCGAAAAAGTTGTGgaaagtcgaaaaaatcactttgGAAGCGTGCAATTGTGATATTCCGGGAATTCTGTCAGGTTTTCAACCAGGAATCCTCAGAAGTATTAAAATTCTGCACCACCTGGATCTGAGCACTTTGGAGGAAATTTTTAGGCTGGAGCAatggaaaatggcaaaatcAGCTGACATTATATCAAGTGAACATTCAAGTTTTCCCATCGAAAATCTCGTTcatctttcaaatttctactTAGAACTGGATTATTTCACGGTCGCAGATGCTGTTAAAATCCGAGAT ATTCTCTTAAAAACCGCCAATTTCAACAGTGGAACTATCAGTGTGCTGGATTTTTACGATTTCATAATAGATATTCTGCATGTTTTCGATCCAAATTATAATTTCGTTGAAGATGAAGTTTTCTATAATGACGGAGAAGGTGCTCAATTCCTCATCACACACAATGACTATGAGCTGATGATCAAACGGGTTCTATAA
- the dgat-2 gene encoding Acyltransferase (Confirmed by transcript evidence), with protein MLNYQIHKKLTDIKWVNIFSPWDRQRAYFALVVWFGLIYPFCCLCQVAPFVLFFTGQWIILGLYAVWYLYDRESPRRGGYRDNWFRNLSLHKWFAEYFPVKLHKTAELDPNQNYLFGYHPHGILGVGAWSCFGFDACNVKQVFKGIRFNICTLPGNFTAMFRREILLSIGMIESSKESIEHVLNSEEKGRAVVIVVGGAAEALEAHPGKHTLTLANRKGFVREAVKTGAHLVPVYAFGENDIYKQIDNPEGSKLRKIQEWGKKKMGISLPLIYGRGYFQMALGLLPMSRAVNVVVGAPIQVEKELDPSKEVIDEIHGVYMEKLAELFEEHKAKFGVSKDTRLVFQ; from the exons ATGCTAAACTACCAAATTCACAAAAAGCTCACCGACATCAAGTGGGTGAACATCTTCTCCCCATGGGATCGCCAGCGTGCCTACTTCGCCTTGGTCGTCTGGTTCGGGCTCATCTACCCATTCTGCTGCCTGTGCCAGGTGGCTCcgtttgtgctctttttcacCGGCCAGTGGATTATTTTGGGTCTCTACGCAGTTTGGTACCTTTACGATCGAGAATCTCCGAGAAGAGGAGGATATCGGGATAATTGGTTCAGAAATTTGTCGCTGCACAAGTGGTTCGCCGAGTATTTTCCTGTTAAACTTCACAAAACTGCGGAGTTGGATCCAaaccaaaattatttattcggATATCATCCTCATGGAATTCTCGGTGTCGGAGCGTGGTCTTGTTTTGGATTTGATGCGTGCAATGTGAAGCAAGTG TTCAAAGGCATCCGCTTCAACATCTGCACCTTGCCCGGCAACTTCACCGCAATGTTCCGCCGCGAGATCCTCCTCAGCATCGGTATGATCGAGAGCTCCAAAGAATCCATCGAGCACGTGCTCAACTCCGAGGAAAAGGGCCGTGCCGTTGTAATTGTCGTGGGTGGAGCCGCTGAAGCTCTTGAAGCTCACCCAGGGAAGCATACTCTAACACTGGCAAATCGCAAAGGTTTCGTGAGAGAAGCCGTGAAGACCGGAGCTCATCTGGTGCCAGTTTATGCGTTTGGAGAGAATGACATATATAAGCAAATTGACAACCCGGAAGGCTCGAAATTacggaaaattcaagaatggggaaagaagaaaatgggaatttcACTGCCACTAATCTACGGAAGaggatattttcaaatggcTCTTGGGCTTCTTCCAATGAGCCGAGCTGTGAATGTAGTTGTCGGAGCGCCTATTCAAGTGGAAAAAGAGCTCGATCCTTCTAAGGAAGTCATTGATGAAATTCATGGAGTTTATATGGAAAAGCTCGCCGAGTTATTTGAAGAGCACAAGGCAAAGTTCGGAGTTTCCAAGGACACTCGGCtcgtttttcagtga
- the F59A1.11 gene encoding Serpentine Receptor, class T (Confirmed by transcript evidence) — translation MSMSNSLDTTFLSHTKFTELNSEVTDFFEWLQYINRILALSSCIWLHVAICSRLFIVNNFRVISDYQRLIIVQSVINIIASVFELIVNEIQTVNLDYVKIGHPFWHFSHVERVIYTISMETFSTSSQDFLMLFNLHRLFIIKKKSLVLLYSIAIPLMLIGPISDAVIAYPVILSGQDMNVFFKHGQVPLITVVIVICYVKLKKEFATNQSFSEKTRKLQEKLSCSILVQVVMLFAILVIISIIPVVILIVFGEDVYQLHAAKYTIYALVITEWYSFLSAVLIAWSIAGFFKAPSPPATIQHSDVKIFQVEPTQKRSLSIVE, via the exons ATGAGTATGTCGAACTCCTTGGATACCAcgttttt atctcacACAAAATTCACAGAATTAAACTCCGAGGTtaccgattttttcgaatggCTACAGTACATTAACCGAATTTTGGCTCTATCCTCGTGTATTTGGCTCCACGTGGCAATTTGCTCACGACTCTTTATTGTGAACAACTTCCGGGTGATAAGTGACTATCAAAGGCTGATAATTGTGCAATCTGTGATAAATATTATCGCCTCGGTTTTCGAGCTCATTGTGAACGAG attcaaacgGTCAACCTGGACTATGTTAAAATTGGGCATccattttggcatttttcccATGTCGAACGAGTAATTTATACAATATCTATGGAGACGTTTTCCACGAGTTCTCAGGATTTTCTAATGCTTTTCAACTTGCACCGACTATTTATCATTAAAAA AAAAAGCCTCGTCCTACTCTACTCCATTGCCATTCCCCTAATGCTTATTGGTCCAATCAGTGATGCAGTAATAGCGTACCCAGTTATCCTCTCCGGTCAGGATatgaatgtatttttcaaacacgGTCAAGTACCACTTATCACCGTTGTCATCGTTATTTGCTAtgtgaaactgaaaaaggaaTTCGCTACCAACCAAAGTTTCTCGGAAAAAACCAGGAAATTGCAGGAGAAGCTGAGTTGCAGTATTTTAGTTCAG gtcGTTATGTTGTTTGCGATACTCGTTATCATTTCCATCATACCAGTGGTAATATTGATAGTTTTCGGAGAAGATGTGTATCAATTACATGCAGCGAAGTACACTATA TATGCCTTGGTCATCACCGAATGGTACTCATTTCTCTCCGCAGTACTCATCGCTTGGTCTATAGCCGGATTTTTCAAAGCACCAAGCCCCCCGGCAACCATTCAACACTCTGATGTAAAGATTTTCCAAGTGGAGCCAACTCAAAAACGGAGCTTATCAATTGtggagtga
- the F59A1.11 gene encoding Serpentine Receptor, class H (Confirmed by transcript evidence) yields MSMSNSLDTTFLSHTKFTELNSEVTDFFEWLQYINRILALSSCIWLHVAICSRLFIVNNFRVISDYQRLIIVQSVINIIASVFELIVNEIQTVNLDYVKIGHPFWHFSHVERVIYTISMETFSTSSQDFLMLFNLHRLFIIKKKSLVLLYSIAIPLMLIGPISDAVIAYPVILSGQDMNVFFKHGQVPLITVVIVICYVKLKKEFATNQSFSEKTRKLQEKLSCSILVQVVMLFAILVIISIIPVVILIVFGEDVYQLHAAKYTIVVCLGHHRMVLISLRSTHRLVYSRIFQSTKPPGNHSTL; encoded by the exons ATGAGTATGTCGAACTCCTTGGATACCAcgttttt atctcacACAAAATTCACAGAATTAAACTCCGAGGTtaccgattttttcgaatggCTACAGTACATTAACCGAATTTTGGCTCTATCCTCGTGTATTTGGCTCCACGTGGCAATTTGCTCACGACTCTTTATTGTGAACAACTTCCGGGTGATAAGTGACTATCAAAGGCTGATAATTGTGCAATCTGTGATAAATATTATCGCCTCGGTTTTCGAGCTCATTGTGAACGAG attcaaacgGTCAACCTGGACTATGTTAAAATTGGGCATccattttggcatttttcccATGTCGAACGAGTAATTTATACAATATCTATGGAGACGTTTTCCACGAGTTCTCAGGATTTTCTAATGCTTTTCAACTTGCACCGACTATTTATCATTAAAAA AAAAAGCCTCGTCCTACTCTACTCCATTGCCATTCCCCTAATGCTTATTGGTCCAATCAGTGATGCAGTAATAGCGTACCCAGTTATCCTCTCCGGTCAGGATatgaatgtatttttcaaacacgGTCAAGTACCACTTATCACCGTTGTCATCGTTATTTGCTAtgtgaaactgaaaaaggaaTTCGCTACCAACCAAAGTTTCTCGGAAAAAACCAGGAAATTGCAGGAGAAGCTGAGTTGCAGTATTTTAGTTCAG gtcGTTATGTTGTTTGCGATACTCGTTATCATTTCCATCATACCAGTGGTAATATTGATAGTTTTCGGAGAAGATGTGTATCAATTACATGCAGCGAAGTACACTATAGTGG TATGCCTTGGTCATCACCGAATGGTACTCATTTCTCTCCGCAGTACTCATCGCTTGGTCTATAGCCGGATTTTTCAAAGCACCAAGCCCCCCGGCAACCATTCAACACTCTGA
- the F59A1.12 gene encoding G_PROTEIN_RECEP_F1_2 domain-containing protein (Partially confirmed by transcript evidence), with amino-acid sequence MSPTASNGDEDNRIKYTRPNDGLADCGEWIQYLNRVVSLTTCIILHIHIILRLLIANKIRQMNDYQKLIIVQSIINILACSFEMVLNEIQTSNINYVKIGHSWWHFTRFETIFYTISMVVTSNSTQDFLMLFNLHRLVLIKNGKLLRMYCMALPLMVIGMYGDISDSYSFVEKGQDVNLFYKYTQLPIIATVIIYCYVRLQRDFKTNQNMSETTKKLQKKLSTSILLQIILSGVVWFVLYFVPWVFNEFGDPEYYTNHIVMYIILSSLVTQWYSLISVFLITWSISGFFHNHTPTHSAVKVVQEALRNPPSPDLKAVEIGKSN; translated from the exons ATGTCTCCGACGGCTTCAAATGGTGATGAAGA TAACCGAATCAAGTATACCCGTCCAAATGATGGCCTAGCTGATTGCGGGGAATGGATCCAGTACCTGAACCGAGTGGTTTCCTTAACAACTTGTATTATACTACACATTCATATTATTCTAAGATTGTTGATTGCTAACAAAATCCGACAGATGAAtgattatcaaaaacttataATTGTCCAATcgataattaatattttggcGTGCAGTTTTGAGATGGTGCTTAATGAG attcaaaCCTCCAATATCAATTACGTAAAAATTGGTCATTCCTGGTGGCACTTTACCCGGTTTGAAACCATTTTCTACACTATTTCCATGGTGGTCACCTCAAATTCGACCCAGGATTTTCTGATGCTTTTCAACTTGCACAGGCTGGTGCTTATCAAAAA CGGAAAATTGCTGAGAATGTACTGTATGGCTTTACCTCTGATGGTAATTGGAATGTATGGAGATATCAGTGATTCGTATAGTTTTGTCGAG AAAGGCCAAGACGTGAATCTCTTCTATAAATACACCCAACTCCCAATTATCGCAACTGTGATCATTTATTGCTACGTTAGACTCCAACGggatttcaaaacaaatcaaaatatGTCTGAAACGACgaaaaaactacagaaaaagCTCTCAACAAGCATTTTGCTGCAAATTATTCTTTCGGGCGTAGTCTGGTTTGTCTTGTATTTTGTTCCATGggttttcaatgaatttggGGATCCGGAATATTATACGAATCATATTGTGATGTATATTATA CTCTCTTCACTTGTCACCCAGTGGTATTCCCTTATCTCTGTTTTCCTGATAACTTGGTCCATTAGCGGCTTCTTTCATAACCATACTCCCACGCATTCCGCTGTGAAAGTAGTTCAGGAAGCTTTACGGAACCCGCCCTCGCCTGATTTGAAGGCTGTAGAgattggaaaatcaaattag
- the str-89 gene encoding Serpentine receptor class r-10 (Partially confirmed by transcript evidence), producing the protein MAISVQQVSTYAGFCLSILINSILMYMIRKKTTKQLGSYVYLMLSFSIFELVFSTVDVLNQPMIFVNEGEFLFFSTNPLHLHKTVAKHFNLINFACSGIIISLLAIHFFYRYLAVCNNQAWLQHFEMPKFFIWISIFVLFGLEWYLATLFLGEAKDTVCEVDIDALVEYYKVDPLTTVFVGIKYHVTTAPGTIFCGKSILLAVILLKIVVISCSIVTYCGIRIWREISIKKRVVSRRTLDMQRQFFRALVVQTLIPIFLLYLPLATMLLAPILMANLHKIDVIIQFCFVFYPILDPIAVLIIVRDYRRAIRNFLDEQIWKRFLGVLLPWLLPNRPIEVPPMIHVPQPVMPRFIY; encoded by the exons atggcGATTTCCGTGCAGCAAGTGAGCACCTACGCGGGATTCTGCTTATCAATTCTGATAAATAGTATTCTAATGTATATGATAAGGAAGAAAACGACAAAGCAGTTGGGATCCTATGTGTACCTTATGCTGagcttttccatttttgagctCGTTTTTTCTACGGTAGACGTCCTGAATCAACCG atgatCTTCGTAAATGAAGGGGAATTCCTATTCTTCAGTACAAACCCATTGCATCTTCACAAGACTGTGGCAAAACATTTCAACT TGATAAACTTTGCTTGCTCCGGAATTATCATCTCCCTTCTGGCGATTCACTTCTTTTATCGCTATTTGGCAGTTtgcaa caatcAAGCCTGGCTGCAACACTTTGAGATGCCAAAATTCTTCATTTGGATCTCAATTTTCGTGCTTTTCGGGCTGGAATGGTATCTGGCAACTCTGTTTCTAGGAGAAGCTAAGGATACTGTTTGTGAAGTTGATAT agaCGCACTTGTTGAGTACTACAAGGTAGATCCTTTGACTACTGTATTTGTTGGAATAAAATACCACGTGACAACTGCACCGGGCACcattttctgtggaaaatcgatattgttGGCTgttattttgcttaaaattgtg GTAATTTCCTGCTCAATCGTAACCTATTGCGGAATCCGTATCTGGCGTGAGATCTCCATCAAAAAACGTGTGGTCTCCCGTCGGACCCTCGACATGCAACGACAATTCTTCCGTGCTCTGGTGGTTCAAACtctaattccaatttttctgctCTACCTCCCACTTGCCACAATGCTCTTGGCTCCGATTCTAATGGCGAATCTGCACAAAATCGATGTAATCATTCAATTCTGCTTCGTTTTCTACCCAATCTTGGACCCCATTGCTGTTTTGATAATTGTCAGAGATTATCGAAGAGCTATCCGGAATTTTTTGGACGAACAGATTTGGAAGAGGTTTCTGGGCGTTTTGTTGCCATGGCTTTTGCCCAATAGACCCATTGAAGTTCCACCAATGATCCATGTTCCACAGCCAGTTATGCCACGTTTCATCTATTAA
- the str-93 gene encoding Serpentine receptor class r-10 (Predicted) — protein sequence MLKVTFSIISCYLNAFVAVFSNSILIFLIITKTPRSMGNYRFLMLIFSIFGIIFAFIDGTNQPMLHFYNGAYVIFSRNVLGLPRQISFWYIALNCACYGMIMLLLVYHFLYRFLAVCHPTRLKIFSYPYFSILVLIFILISAGWLILAIHVAGENPVVDEHIRDTMLINFDLTRFDYTYASSLFYRKNPVTKEEYASIPDFLFLLNLGLIIGTGFSIVIYCWFKLRKELLNSAGQIQNLSQRTLDMQRQLFRSLVAQTLFPVFLMFIPAGILLCFPIFKTNMGPIEIIILPLITTQPFMDALVPMYFIKIYRMAILKFFCRSKYDTRVHGVLSLAMDNSGTRGNSTKNVSLKI from the exons atGCTCAAAGTGACATTCTCCATCATTTCCTGTTACCTCAACGCATTTGTGGCAGTTTTCTCGAAttccattttaattttcctgaTTATTACTAAAACACCTAGAAGTATGGGCAACTATAGGTTTTTGATGctcattttttcgatttttggaattatttttgcatttatcgATGGTACAAACCAACCTATGCTCCATTTTTACAATGGTGCATATGtaattttcagtagaaatGTGCTAGGGCTCCCTAGACAAATATCTTTTTGGTATATCG ctttaaacTGTGCCTGCTACGGTATGATTATGCTTCTGCTAGTTTATCACTTTTTATACCGATTCCTGGCAGTTTGCCATCCAACgcggctgaaaatattttcctatccctatttctcaattttagtGTTAATTTTCATACTTATAAGTGCTGGCTGGCTCATCTTAGCAATACACGTGGCGGGTGAAAATCCAGTTGTCGACGAGCATATCAG aGATACAATGCTGATTAATTTTGACCTAACTAGATTTGATTACACCTATGCTTCATCATTGTTTTAt agaaaaaaccCTGTAACAAAGGAGGAATACGCTAGCATCCcggattttttatttttgctcaaCCTCGGCTTGATTATT ggGACAGGCTTCTCTATTGTCATATACTGTTGGTTCAAGCTCCGGAAAGAGCTGCTCAATTCTGCCGGCCAAATCCAAAATCTGTCACAAAGAACATTGGATATGCAACGTCAACTCTTCCGATCTCTAGTCGCCCAAACACTATTCCCAGTGTTCCTAATGTTCATCCCGGCTGGAATTCTATTATGTTTCCCGATTTTCAAGACAAATATGGGACCAATTGAAATAATCATCCTGCCCCTTATCACTACACAACCATTTATGGATGCCCTAGTGCCAATGTACTTTATTAAGATTTATCGAATGgcgattttgaagtttttctgtagatcaaagTATGATACTCGAGTACATGGTGTCTTGAGTCTTGCTATGGACAATTCTGGGACTAGAGGAAATTCTACAAAGAatgtttcattgaaaatatga
- the str-92 gene encoding Serpentine receptor class r-10 (Partially confirmed by transcript evidence): MLNVTFSIITSYINASLAFISNSILICLIITKTPRNMCNYRHLMLIFSIFGIIFAFIDGTNQPMLHFYNGAYVIFSRNVLGLPRHVSFWYIALNCTCYSMIMLLLVFHFLYRYLAVCKPNMSKLFSFPYVTILILIFVFVSAEWLVLGVYMASENEIIDEHIRDTMLTNFNLSRLDFTYASSLFYRTDPDTGKDFASFPDFLFLINHCTTIIIGFSIIIYCWLKLRNELLHSDDQTQNLSQRTLDMQRQLFRSLVAQTLFPVFLMFIPAGILLCFPILRIDMGPIETIIIPLITTQPFMDALVPMYYIKIYRRAILKFVCGKRYHSRIHGTSSHSSKIFSFRT; the protein is encoded by the exons ATGCTCAacgtcacattttcaattataacCAGTTACATCAACGCCAGTTTggcatttatttcaaattccattTTAATTTGCCTAATTATTACAAAAACTCCCAGAAATATGTGCAACTATAGGCACTTGatgctcattttttcaattttcggcatTATTTTTGCATTCATCGATGGTACAAATCAGCCAATGCTTCATTTTTACAATGGTGCATATGTTATATTCAGTAGAAATGTGCTTGGACTCCCTAGGCATGTATCATTTTGGTATATTG cTTTAAACTGCACGTGCTACAGTATGATCATGCTCCTACTGGTTTTCCACTTTTTATATCGATATTTGGCAGTTTGCAAGCCAAACatgtcaaaattattttcctttCCATATGTCACTATTctcattttaatatttgtaTTTGTCAGTGCAGAGTGGCTGGTACTTGGAGTTTACATGGCAAgcgaaaatgaaattattgatgAACATATAAG AGATACAATGCTCACCAACTTCAACCTATCTCGTTTGGATTTCACCTACGCTTCATCTCTATTTTAT AGAACTGACCCAGACACAGGAAAGGACTTTGCAagttttccggattttttgtTCCTGATAAATCATTGCACCACTATT ATAATCGGCTTCTCCATTATCATATATTGTTGGCTCAAACTCCGCAATGAGCTTCTCCACTCTGACGATCAAACTCAAAATCTATCACAAAGAACCTTGGATATGCAACGCCAACTCTTCCGATCTCTAGTCGCCCAAACACTATTCCCAGTGTTCCTAATGTTCATCCCGGCCGGAATTCTACTATGTTTCCCGATTTTGAGAATTGATATGGGACCAATTGAAACTATTATCATACCCCTCATCACTACTCAACCATTTATGGATGCCTTAGTGCCTATGTATTACATTAAGATTTATCGGAGAGCAATTCTGAAGTTTGTCTGTGGAAAGAGATATCATTCAAGGATCCATGGAACTTCTAGTCATTCATCgaagattttttcatttcggacataa
- the F59A1.15 gene encoding Adenylate and Guanylate cyclase catalytic domain containing protein (Confirmed by transcript evidence), with the protein MFSELSSSQTSNSKTKNDERVETELKPSSSDASINDGRMFGSLEELMTYIGSNYPHYRKTVFPIFIVYFFIYFSSRFLTETQKLKSLETMKHNGTNEYFYSKCLPNNMDDSLKVAEKVNFIPVRVPKGELTIVMDTFFMFATTTLSPRKLVMCCLGFVSTAYFVMAHFDSQIQMSIYVSQIFSEIYRIVALITIAESVPKYHRMPALILLEIVRTASHTLSTVAVRLPSEFSMDLSYSFEIFGFLTIIMGFVTYYTFHDSLYSLLARSKTDQMQDRVTEIFKKSDIYQAPDAVIDQIAFENFENNDNAIEIFVKTLKSFKLIQEVLVCGVISGASLAVDAFFEAETIKHAELMFFEKTLIPMTSYTLSAILLLILSFLMPTRRILPVILTIPVIFLTTSVIYVIPAIFKTYDKCSQHYTIEHSVFPFYLAIGIFTSALTDIVRFFVKVHLLEVMPVLIRAPIIAVLYFVQYSFDGNVRGLYSMDSIGGEMILVLISILAMLILLITPRKKNDMNVFFSEYNNNDRQRACPPAPEFVN; encoded by the exons atgttttcggaACTGAGTTCGTCACAAActtcaaattctaaaacaaaaaatgatgagaGAGTCGAGACGGAGCTAAAGCCAAGCTCATCCGATGCATCAATCAATGATGGGAGAATGTTCGGCAGTTTGGAGGAGCTTATGACGTATATTG GATCCAACTACCCGCACTACCGAAAAACCGTGTTTCCAATCTTCATCGTCTACTTCTTCATCTATTTCTCCTCCAGATTCCTAACAGAGACCCAAAAGCTTAAATCTCTGGAAACTATGAAACACAACGGAACAAATGAGTATTTCTACTCAAAATGTCTCCCAAACAATATGGATGATTCACTGAAAGTtgctgaaaaagtgaatttcatTCCAGTTCGAGTACCAAAAGGAGAGCTGACTATTGTGATGGATACTTTCTTCATGTTTGCCACGACTACTTTGAGCCCCAGAAAGCTGGTAATGTGTTGTCTGGGATTTGTGAGCACCGCGTATTTTGTGATGGCACATTTCGACTCTCAAATTCAGATGAGCATTTATGTTTCGCAGATTTTTTCGGAG atataccGCATCGTTGCCTTAATCACAATTGCTGAGTCGGTTCCAAAGTATCACAGAATGCCGGCGTTGATCCTCCTGGAAATTG tccgCACAGCTTCACACACACTTTCCACTGTAGCCGTTCGTCTACCATCAGAATTCTCCATGGATTTGTCGTACAGCTTTgagatttttggatttctcaCGATCATCATGGGATTTGTCACTTATTA CACATTCCACGACTCTCTGTACAGTTTGTTGGCTCGAAGTAAGACGGATCAAATGCAGGATCGGGTGACtgagatcttcaaaaaatccgaCATCTACCAGGCGCCAGATGCCGTAATCGATCAGATCgcattcgaaaatttcgagaataaTGATAACGCTATCGAGATCTTCGTGAAAACGCTGAAATCGTTCAAGCTAATTCAAGAAGTGCTCGTTTGTGGTGTGATCTCCGGCGCCAGCCTTGCTGTCGACGCTTTCTTCGAAGCCGAAACCATCAAGCACGCCGAGCTCATGTTCTTCGAGAAAACTCTGATACCCATGACGTCATACACTCTATCAGCCATTTTGCTCCTGATTCTGAGCTTTTTGATGCCAACTCGACGGATTCTCCCAGTGATTTTGACTATTCCAGTGATTTTTCTCACGACATCGGTTATTTATGTGATTCCGGCGATTTTCAAGACATATGACAAGTGCTCTCAACATTATACCATTGAGC ATTCTGTCTTTCCGTTCTACTTGGCAATCGGGATATTTACCAGTGCTCTCACAGATATTGTTCGCTTTTTTGTGAAAGTTCATTTG CTTGAAGTAATGCCTGTGTTGATCCGTGCACCAATCATTGCGGTGCTCTATTTTGTGCAATACTCATTTGATGGAAATGTTCGCGGACTCTACTCGATGGATAGTATCGGCGGGGAGATGATTCTGGTGTTGATCTCGATTTTGGCAATGCTGATTTTGTTGATAACTCCGAGAAAGAAGAATGACAtgaatgtgtttttttcagaatataat AACAACGATAGACAAAGGGCATGCCCACCAGCACCGGAATTTGTGAACTAG
- the F59A1.16 gene encoding Saposin B-type domain-containing protein (Confirmed by transcript evidence) has protein sequence MKLLLLTLLLALCISPIFANKCDFCTKSVKAIKDGKGLAYMANLSAKQIDDYVKKHVEKNCSGSTCPKLIKSLVEIADQLDDDLDSTPQELCKFVYFC, from the exons CTTCTCCTTCTCACTTTGCTCCTGGCACTCTGTATTTCTCCGATATTCGCTAATAAATGCGATTTTTGCACGAAAAGTGTGAAGGCGATCAAGGATGGCAAGGGATTGGCCTATATGGCTAATTTGTCAGCGAAACAAATCGACGATTATGTGAAGAAGCATGTAGAG aaaaattgctcCGGATCCACATGTCCAAAGCTCATCAAATCCCTTGTAGAGATCGCAGATCAACTCGATGATGACTTGGATTCTACCCCACAGGAATTGTGCAAATTCgtatatttttgttga